The region CAGTGATTAGGCATAACTGTTACATAAGTGCttcaaagctttattgtttgcAATTGCTGAAGTGAGACTATGTACATATGTTATGCAAGAGGAAAGGAGATTATGGGCTGTATTTGCGAATTCAGTGATCAGTCTTCCTTCACATGCGAAGAATCTGGAGAGACAAAGTGCATTAGGTGGATAAAATGCAAGATGTGTAAATGACTGTagaaaatgagcaaaaaaaaccACAGGAACTCTTGCCAAAGAGCGAGTCCACAATTAGTTGTAgacctatagaccttattcacaatagtgtcatatttgatttttgacacatgaaaacaaggctgtgagagaTGGACTTACAGGCTCTTCAATGGcatgtgtaaccagtcctgctcgactcGCTcccgagcgggattcaaaccaggatcagccggcatgggaggcgggcgtgctaatgaggaggctaaaggctactgcCTCTAGCATCAGACGCTAGTGTGCctcgaggccaggggagtgaggtttacacatactgcacagctatcatgtaccagctggctcccgttacactcactcccccaaacctcactcccatctgggtcacggcaccactgtaaccggtcctccTCGACCCGCTCCAAACGGGATTCAAACCAGCGttagccggcatgggaggcgggcatgctaacgaggaggtcaaaggctacagcctctaacgtcagtcactagtgtgcctcaaagccaggggagtgagatttacaaacactgcacagcacgtaccagctggctaccgttacacatgcagtataaagctcctagatcacatctaattttacaCAATTTCAAAAGAcacaaaactccagaaaacatgagaGTTTATGGAAGTGTCTTTAAGGTTTCATCAGCAGATTGATCACAAGTCTCACTGAAGAGActgcaagtctatccctcacagcctcgctgTCATTCCTATCAAAAATTAGACGGTGCTACTGTGGTGAAAGGTCCATTCAGGgccacaaaaatcaaatatggctgcAATTCATACTGGAGGGAGAAGCGTACAATGGCTGAAACTTACCTCCAAAGCAGCCCTCAACACACGGACCATCTGAAGGCAGACATACCTCCGTTGAGCACATAAAATAGATCTGTGGCAGGCAAAAAAGCAGCTTTTAAGCATACTGCTTGTTTAACTATAGTTTCCACATCCTTATATCAGAAGGTCTCATTTCATGCATTAATTCATGCCATTTGTTTCCTGTTCATACTATACATCATAAATTTCAGCTAGATTGGACTTCATGAGTTGTTTCTCACCTCCTCATCTGTCTGCAAGTTGCCACCTACAGGAAGGAACTGAAATGTAGTGATAGTGAATCGTCTCACATGATTGGTCAGAGCCTCTGCAGGCATGGCAGGAGGCTTGTGGTTTGGGGTCTTGTCAAGAAAGTTGGGACACCTAAAGAGGGACAATGTTTATGATTAAAAGTAATATTGGATAAACTAATGATACTTCtcccaccatttactcaccctcatgccgtgtCGAACtcatatgacttgctttcttcttgcggaacacaaaaggtattTTCATGGCTATATGATGTAAACatatccatacaatgccagtCAACAGGGACCAACACTTCCATGCTCAAAAAAGaacagaggcagcataaaagtaatctatttgACTCatggtgtaatccatgtcttaagCGATACGATCAATTTTAGGTGTGAACAGACCATAATGCAACTCCTTTGTCAATACAAATCTGCAGCGTCAATGGCGAAATCATGACTTTCACAaattgaatcgcttcagaagacatggattaaaaccacTGGAGTTCAAGGagttacctttatgctgccttcatgtctgttttggaagtgttggaccccattgacttgaattctataaatatattcacattatatctccataaaaatatctttgctcatgttctgcagaagtcatgggagtttgagatggcatgtggggggtgaactattcctttaataagatgCAATACAAGATGATGCTTAATTTTATGTATTAATTTAAGTCCAAGCAACAAActcaaataatttaataaatctcTCTTGTACCCATCATAAATAAGGATCCAGGTAGAATTTGCAGAGCGTGGGTAGGCAACACAGTAATGCACCAACAGCATAGCAGTGGGGTCTGGAGGGTTTAGCAAGCGCACTTCCAGGTAAAGGGGTTTTCCCAGCAGCATTCGCAAGGGCTGGTGGTATTGTGGGTAAAAATTGTAGTAGTGTTCATCTAAACAGAAGAGGTTATACTTAAtatatggagaaaataaaaatcctaAACCACTTTGTGACTGTCTCAgtagtcatgtttccatccaagttacaaatttatgcaaaaaaaaaaaagggagtttGGAATAAATCGCAAACACAATTTGCAAATAAAGTAGCATTTCCATCACGTGTGTTTCAGAGAACAAAATGGTCACTTCTGGGTAAAAAGGCACAACATCCACATGATGGAAGTCAAAGCCACttgcttttttattaaaatgtaaaaaaattactttaaaatgtaataaacactctgaaaaatgtcatgtttgcTAGCATTTAGTAGTAGATGCCTTGACACACTTTTGCTCCCAggcagttctgggaggtaatagtagCCAGTCATGTTGATGACAAGCTTATGCACCAGATGACCAACACTTGAGATTCTATGCAATGATATTGATATTCTCTCAACCAATTATGTATTCACATTGCTTGAGGCGAAGTCACATGATTTTTTGATGTGCATCTATATTCCTATATAAAATCTATAGGAATATTACCaaaatgtgtttccatcgtagTTCAACTCATGTCTTATCgagttaaaacaaacaaacatccacTTCAACAAAGCGTAaagaaatattatttatataacaaGGCATCGATatcccaaaattcacataaaaatcCTTGTATGGAAACCCAGATAGGGTCTTAAAAATAACTGATGAAAGTAATTGACAATTCATACCATGAGTATCCCTGCCTTGAACATGACATAACTTAACTTACAGAATTTAACTAGAATGGCTAACAATATGGGAAGACTTCCCTCCAACAAACCTGTTGCAATTCTGAGCTGAACTCCAAACACTCCCTGAGCCTTGATAGAGGGTCCGAGGGAGGGGCTTTTCACCATGTAACCCACACTTACCACAGAGCCAGGATAATACCGACACTCAACCAATAACCTGGGAAGGGGGACAACTTTTAAGTCTCAGTGGGTTGTTAAACTCTTTGTGAGACTGTATGTATTGAGGGTTGCACAGACTAGTTGACTAACTGATGGTCGACACTGTCAGCCTGAAGCCAACTAGTCAATTCCCAtgtgatttacagtgcatccggaaagtattcacagcgcttcactttttccacattttatgttacaggcttattcaaaaatggattaaattcattattttcctcaaaattctacaaacaataccccataatgacaacgtgaaaaaagtctgattgaaatctttgcaaaagtattaaaaataaaatatgaaaataaatatcacatgtacattagtattcacagcctttgctcaatactttgttgaagcacctttggcaccacttacagcctcaagtctttttgagtatgatgctacaagcttggcacacctatttttgggcagtttctcccattcttctttgcaggacctctcaagctccatcaggttggatggggagcgtcggtgcacagccattttcagatctctccagagacgttcaatcgggttcaagtctgggctctggctgggccactcaaggacattcacagagttgtcccgtagccgctcctttgttatcttggctgtgtgtttagggtcgttgtcctgttggaagatgaaccttcgccccagtctgaggtccagagcactctggagcaggttttcatcaaggatgtctctgtacattgctgcattcatctttccctcgatcctgactagtctcccaattcctgccactgaaaaacatccccacagcatgatgctgccaccaccatgcttcactgtagggatggtattggccaggtgatgagtggtgcctggtttcctccagacatgacacttgccattcaggccaaagagttcaatctttgtttctcatggtctgagagtccttcaggtgccttttgccaaactccaggcgggctgtcatgtgccttttactgaggagtggcttccgtctggccactctaccacacaggcctgattggtggagtgctgcagagatggttgttcttctggaaggttctcctctctccacagagaaacgctggagctctgtcagagtgaccatcgggttcttggtcacctccctgactaaggcccttctctcccgatcgctcagtttggccgggcggccagctctaggaaaagtcctggtggttccaaacttcttccatttacggatgatggaggccactgtgctcattgggaccttcaatgctgcagtacccttccccagatctgtgccttgatacaatcctgtctcggaggtctacagacaattccttggacttcatggcttggtttgtgctctgacatgcactgttaactgagggaccttatatagacaggtgtgtgcctttccaaatcatgtccaatcaactgaatttaccacaggtggactccaatcaagttgtagaaacatctcaaggatgatcagtggaaacaggatgcacctgagctcaattttgagtgtcatggcaaaggctgtgaatgcttatgtacatgtgattttttttttcttcattttttatttttaataaatttgcaaagatttcaaacaaacttctttcatgttgtcattatggggtatagtttgtagaattttgaggaaaataatgaatttaatccatgttggaataaggctgtaacataatgtggaaaaagtgaagcgctgtgaatactttccggatgcactgtacataacatgtCTGCAGGAAACACAGCGAATGTGAAGCAAAGTTGCTCAAAACTTTGATAAAAATGACACAAATGCTAAAGTAACCTCCAATATATGCAAAATGGCCTTCAAATTACAAATATACTAGTGATACGCGTAGTCATTTAAAAAAGGAACTAGTCGAATTCAACGACTTATGGGCCTGACTAGTcaactattaaaaatcagtaatCGTGCAACCccatgtatgtatatacatgtacCTTATTGGTGAGTCTCTGGTGATGGTGCCATAATTTAGACTGATGGGCTGCACTTTATTCAGGATCTCTACCATGTAGATCACAGTTTTGCCAACAACCTAGAGACAGGACAGTTAGATGAATCCTAAACATCCAAGGTACAGAAATTAAAACTTTACATCTGTAAGCCACTCACATATCTGTGAACCCCACATTCATCTAGAGGAATCTTGAAAAGAGCAAAGTCAGCAGTAACTTTTTGGGGTATGCAAGAGCTGTCGCCGGCAGTGACAAGACTGGCTGGGGAAAGGGGCGGATCCGCAATAGAGGCGTGAACAGAGAAAACAAAATGCCGATCCACTGTGCATTCTGATTGGAACACACAAAATTTAAACATGCGTGACCACAACTGTACATAATCCTTTTACTCTCCATGCTGTGAAAATGTTCTTGTTTTGTCTTTGTCCAGGGAAATAGTTATCTACTAatagaaaacatttaaatgaaaattgtctGAATAAAGGCACAGTATTTTTTTTGGGCAGCTCACCATCCATGGGGTAATAACATATCTGGATGTCTGAATGATAACAGCAGCCCAGGTCTTGGCACTCTTCTGAGGATAACATTCCAGAGCCACAGACTAAACGCTGCTCAATTGCAACATCACACTCTGccagacaaaaaaaagaaaaattatccaCAGTTTGAAAAGGTATGCAGATAGTATAATATTTGAACCCATTACTTATGAAGAGCCAAATTCATACCCTGACTGAAAGAATCCTGGCACGACAGCAAGGACTCGATTTTCCGCCCATCCATCATCTGATATTTCAGAACTATTCTGTGCTCCCCatccttatttaaaaaaaaaaatcattaagtcatagtattaaaaaaataaaaacacttgcatAACACTGTTGGTTATGCAAGACATCACATTTGAATGACATCACAGACCTGCCGAGTCATGTGACAGGAAGAGTAAGGTATGAGGATGTTGATGGCACCATCTTTGTCCATTGTCACAGAGTACCCACAGTAACTTGGGGCCTCCAAAAGAGCAACCGCTTCAGCTTGCATTTTGATGCCACTGGAAGCAGCTACAAACAATTTATGGACATAAATTCCAGATTAAGCGAAAAAAAAGTCCAAAACTGCAGAATTCCCACAACAATCTGAGAGACTGCAAATTACAGCCACCGAGGTCATGTAACCTTATAAGCTCAGTCAATTCCCCTCTGATTGACCAACCTATAAATACCTTATTTGTCGTAGGAATTGCTAAAACAATGCCCGAACTCAGTTCAAATACCCCCAAAATAATTTTCATCCAAACTCACCTTCTACAGTGAGGCCAGACGTTGGTCCAGGTGGCAGTGTTACAGTCATATGTTGGCTAGAGCACAACACCTGAGCATTAGTGGGTTGTCGAGCAGGTGTGGGTATGGTAGTGAGGTAAGGGATGATCTGGTGCAAAGGTTTAACTGTAACCGTAGGTTGCGAGCTTAAAATCTCTCTAATATAGCGACACTGAAGCTGTAGGGTTCGGCGTCGCATCAGGGAGTAATCCCAGAACCTGACAGACAGCGAGATCACAGAGGAGGACTGTAGGGGGGGAGAAAGAATCATACAAGATAAGAGATATAGtgttatattatatacacacactatatagatGGTATGAATCCTACAGAATTGGTTATAAaagtgtggcagggcggagggcggggccgggccatgattctgcacacccggacCCTGATCAGGTTGAtatagcccgagagggataaaggagtGTAacgaagttcaatggaaaggaggcgagaactgacttaacataaataatcatttaatgagtaacttaaacacaaacacatgccgggcagctgcctgCAACTCTCTTGAACTGCTGTGTCCGGTCACCTTTctctctcgggcttgatcagcccgattaggggccgggtgtgcagaatcacggcccggccccacccagCTCCCTGCCACAAAGTATTATGGCAATCCCTTAACCCTAAACAAAGATAACAGAAGATATACTCTGCTCTATTTGCACTTACTGTACCAGTGCACTTAATAGCACAAAGtagttaatttatttaaatgatcttctactagtaaaaataaaaattttgcaccactagtgccaccaaacagaaatgcacaaaaacattgttttcaaatatacGCCTCTCTTCTGTTGTAGATTGAACATACAAATAGTcatgcccccaactcacgccattggttgagtcaatagaGGTGTCAGGCTGGACTGGTTGCTCAAAACAGATAACTTTTGTTTACAGTTTAAGAacattaacctacaaatggcttatagttgtctccACATATTAAGCTTGAACAAGCATTTTAACACCGAaagttgcacacttcagcttttaaggGTTTAGTTTTTGCAGAATGGCTAACAGCATGTTTTAAAGCAACTAGCCTTGGTTTTCAATTCGAGatgtttcaccactgttccaaCTTAACGCATAAAGTAATAGAACACACGTTGTACACTGTAATGAAGTAATTTAATAAAGTTTGTCCAGAAATATATACAGGTAGGTCAGCATCAGACAACTGATCATTTTAAGCTTGTTAATTTTTTCAaagttttccataaaataaagaGTTCAGTGACTTAATTCTCTCAATTTTATACAAGTCCAAAAATTCATATTTGCAGAGCAACAATTTGCattaaaattcacattttaaagCCACAGTCTTTtgaacatgcaaaattattttggatGCCGCAACGGCCCAGTTATAGTTACGAACAAGGgattctggttttaataaatatattaaacctGTGTTGAATGGGAGTTATACCATAACATGCTGAAGGCAGTGAAGATTTGAGCAATAATAATGGCTCaccagtttgtgtgtgtggcaGCCAGGCAAAGGTGAAAAGAGTATAACCCCACCGGCTCTTGAGTGGACTCTGTAATTACAGGCTTCTTTGACGGAGGCAATGGGCACCCAGGTATTTGTCTTCGTATCTTTAGATTAATGCCAAATCACAAACAGACATAGGCGAGTTTGAGATTTTTAACATGTGCAACAACATAGGAGTTCATTTTCAGGCATGCATAGCTCACCTTTGACTTTAATGGAATCTATTTTTGCAAAAGGCAAAGCAACCAATAAGCTGTTCCTTGTGCAATTAAGTGATGGAGACATCTTGGGGAGTTCAGTGACAGGAACTGAAGGAAATGTAAAAAATGGGGGCAACAGGGTGCCGTGTTCAACTGCAGGGGTAAGAGGCCTGTATGTAGGTTGTGGAGAGGAAGTTGTCTCTGGCATTGGCTGGATGGTTGGTTGGGAAGCAGTGATCATGGCTGCCTGATGATAGTGGGAATGATGGTGGGGGTACAGGAAGGGGTACCAAGAACAGGAAGTATTAGGATAAGGGGGACAGTAAATAGGGTATGGTGGATAGTGTAGAGGGTGGTACATCATAGGCATCATTGGGCTGTAATGCGCAACAGGAGACTGATATTCGGGCACTCCGACATCTTGAGTGATTTCATGAGTTTGAGTGCCTGGTTTTTGTGGTATTTGAAGGTAATGATAAATACTGGGATGAATGGGGTATCTGTCCTCAAGAGAGATATGAGGTTGTTTAATATGGCCAATGTCAGGGTCAAACTGTTGTACTGAAGAGATCGCAGGAGGTTTAGGTGTTGCAGGTTGACTGATGATACCAGGGGCTGCTGGGAAAGCAGGAAAATGTGGCATGAAAGGTACTTGTTCCTGATTGGGCTGTAGTGGTTGATGGAATGGATGAGAGTGAAGGAAGGGATGAAATGGAAGGTGGTGGGGAGATGGACAAGAAAGTGTAAACTGCTTTCCATCCAAGATGATGACAAGGATGGCCTCTTCATCCTGCAGAATTAGGATGAAACATGTAGGATTGAAAAACAACATGGCTCATATCTCCAACTCAAAGTAGTTCTCTAAAAACAATGACTTGGATGCACAACCCAGAAACACACATTAaagagatatttcacccaaaaatgaaaattctcattatttactcaccctcatgaccctcaggtgtgcatgactttcttcaccagaacatatttgaagagaaatatcttagctcagtataGGTCCTTAATGAAATGAATGGAGACTtcgcttttgaagctccaaaaatcagatagTCAGCATAACGTCATTGATACGTCTCCAGCGGTTAATGccttctaaagcgacatgatcgcttttggtgtgaaaaagataaatatttaagtacttttaaataCGCGCGTGACGTAGTCGCATTTGAAACGCGAGAACCGACGCACATGCGTCACAGCAGCGCCGTTTACAAGTGAGGAATGCTGTACATTATCTTGGTTGGTTTAGAtccgtttctttactcacaatggtgcgtttgtgtgctcatcctggatgtctcaaccaagtggagaacatgagattacatctgtatccatggcaatgCAAATACGTCActcgagagaccgcttggactccaccctctcgtgaagcttactggAAGCATTTGATTATAGTTAAAGtacttgtatatatatttttcacatcaaaagctgttatgttgctttagaagacattaatttaactgctggagtcatatcgatgatgtttatgctgacagtCTGTGA is a window of Myxocyprinus asiaticus isolate MX2 ecotype Aquarium Trade chromosome 8, UBuf_Myxa_2, whole genome shotgun sequence DNA encoding:
- the LOC127444782 gene encoding zona pellucida sperm-binding protein 1, with amino-acid sequence MLLGKPLYLEVRLLNPPDPTAMLLVHYCVAYPRSANSTWILIYDGCPNFLDKTPNHKPPAMPAEALTNHVRRFTITTFQFLPVGGNLQTDEEIYFMCSTEVCLPSDGPCVEGCFGDSSHVKED